The Labrus mixtus chromosome 14, fLabMix1.1, whole genome shotgun sequence nucleotide sequence TCGTCTCTCGCTTTCTGATTGTTCTTAGTTTCCCCTTTTGATATGTGGTGCGTTTATTTTGAGCTGAATAAAGTTTCTCTCCGGTgttgacacaggtcaaaggtcaacatttcaatcatgatgtggatattattaatgcacctttatctccactttgtaaaacgAGCTCTGTTGCGAGAGAAAATCAGAGAAAATTTTCCTTTATATGACACTGCcagtttttaaacttcaaacCAACTGGATGACAATTTGGAGCCTGAAATTTGTCAAACGGAAACCAAAAAGTTTGAGCataacacacattaaacttgtcttttgttttccaaCCTTCAGCCtccaacaggaagtgacacgATGGTGAAAGCGGGCGTGACCACAAACATCAACACCAAGCACCAGTGCATCACCGCCATGAAGGAGTACGAGAACAAGTCCCTGGAGGTGAGACTTCAGGGCGACACACTGCTGCGTGAGGAGTTCTATCGTGTTCAGTCTACAACGTGCAGCGACTGCAGAAAACTATTGTTTACGGGTTTGACCTTTCCTTTATGTTCTTTacgtttttaattttctctcccATGTCTCCCTGCAGGAGTTGAGGCTGGAGGACTACCAGGCAGGCAGGAAGGGTCCGACCACCCCAATGGCGGCGCCGACGGGCAGCATGTTCGGAGCAGCCCCGGCCACATCCAGCGCCGCTACCGGTCTCTTTGGCGCCACCGCCCCCAACACCAGCTTCTCCTTCGGACAGAACAAGAGCACTTTCGGAGCAAGTAAGTGACAACTACAACAAAGTCTAATACGTCTTAAGTTGCACAAAACTATTGGAAAAGTTAAAGTACGAGTCAAGTATGCAATTTGTTTAGGTCATTAAAactaaataattattataattaagaACACAATTAGGGTGCCTCAAACTCCTATTTTGTTACTGCGGTTTAGAACCAGGTATGAATGTTGTTTGGTTTTGAGAAGTATCGCTTCATTTAATATTCTACATTAACatgctctttgtttttcatctctccAGCACCTGCCGCCGGTTTTGGTGCGACAGCCGGCGGTCTGTTCAGCCAGCCGACACAGCAGCCTGCCGCCAGCCTCTTCAAGCCGTTTGGTCAGCCCACCACCACTCAGAGCACAGGCTTCTCCTTCGGCAACACCAACACCATGGGACAGGCCAACACCAGCAGCATGGTGAGAGTCTTTCTGATTCCCGAGGTTTATAAATAGCAACACACAATCCGTGTGCCAGTCGCACAATTAGAATAACAACCTGAGCCTGttagggacaaaaacaacacctttTTAGAGAGAACACTTTGATCCACCTACCATTATGTTACAGacagcctagtggttatgtcgtgCCCCACTTACAGAGTCCTCATCTTAgaggctgtgggttcgaatccgacctctgccctttgttGCGTCgtacccccctctctctctcctcccaacatttcctgtgttTCTTCACCTGTCCCatccaataaaagcaaaacactcCTAAGTAAGAGTTTTGTggatgtttgaatgtttatttttttccctctcctgtGTTTCAGGGTTTGTTTGGGAACACTGCAGCGTCTCAGTCGAGCGGGTTGTTTGGCGCAGCTCAGACGAGTACAGCCACCGGCTTTGGGACAGCCGCCGGGCTGTTCGGCCAACCCAACACTGGGTTTGGAAATGTGGGAACTCAGGTACAAACGGTTTTATCTGATATCAAACATATTTTAGTTCCAGTCAGTTTATCAGTATCAGAAACTCTGAGTCACATGGTCATATCAGCCGTTTCTGCTAAAATGAACTCTGCATGTGTCATATGCCTTCATGTGTTGTTTATTACAGCCGAGTCTCTTTGGTAATAAGACGGCTGGGTTcggcaccaccaccaccagcgccccgtcgTTCGGCACCGGCACCGGGCTGTTTGGAAACAAGCCGGCGCTCACGCTGGGCACGGCTGCCAACACGTCCACCTTCGGTAAGTCTGCCATCAGTGATTTATTGCTCTACTTACGTGTGGATTTGTCCCACAATGCACATCGTTATCAAACCTTTGTCactgatcaaatgtttttcaggATTTGGTGCGAACCCCGCTGCAGGGAGTCTGTTTGGGAGCAAGCCGGCCACCGGAGGACTGGGAACTGGGCTGGGAACCACCTTTGGAGCAGGTACGAGAGGAACCACGACATCAGGGAGGAATTCAAACATAAACCGAGCTAAAACCAGGAACTAAAGTTAAACAACATTTAGAATActgaaaaaatacatgaaatactTTTTCATGCTTGTACCTCGGTGGTGCAACGTGAAACACTTAAATGAGAAACCACcctcagatttttattttagaataatTGGTTTACGCTTGACGGAAACAATTTTTTAAATACGAGAGTTCTGATTTTTCATGAGCAGCTGAGTTAGAATTCTCACAAATATACTGACacagtattgtgtgtgtgttcagcagtggGTGCCGGTCAGACGTCTCTATTTGGAAGTAACCAGAACAAACTGGGCACCACGCTGGGAACCATGGGAACGTTCGGAGCTACAGGATTCAACAGTGGGACGAGCACGCTCGGCTTTGGAGCTCCGCAGCAGCCCGTcggtgagaaagagaaaagaatctGACCTTATTTTTTCAGAAGTATTTAACTTTGCACAAAAATTACTTTAACTCAACATGTCTTCACCTTCAATGTCACACTGACACGTAAAATAAGTAGATGTTCTTTGTGAGATTACACCAAGAAAAATTGCATTTCTGCAGATCAAATGTGGCCTGAACTGTCGGGGTCTGAGCCAAACAACATCCTGCTGCTGTTGGATCTCAAAAGGGCGCAGGAGGATTTTAATCAAGCcgtgtttttttcttgagcGGTAGTTAAGGTGGTGGGTGCATGTTGTTACGATAAAATACACCTTATTTtacccttggggaaatttgtctttgaCACAAAGTCCTGCcgaacattcagctgcttccacgagaatcaataaataaaaacgatAGGAAAACACATGCAAACCAACACAACATTTCTTGCACATTACGGCAGCCGCCTTCTCTCTAAACCGCTGCGGGACACACTGGTATTGATCATAATGCTCCACTTTTACAATTTTTTAACTGTGAATATTTAATTTCTTGTCCCTCTCAGGAacatttgttgatttgtttttttcatgtcttgCCTGCAGCTCTCACAGATCCGAATGCAGCGGCGGCCCAGCAGGCCGTgctacagcagcagctcagcgtCCTGGCCTACTCACCGTACGGAGACTCACCGCTGTTCAGAAACCAGCTGTCAGACccgaagaagaaggaggaggtgagagagacgaagctgctttttttttttttaattgacaaagcttctgttgtttgtcttcATTAACTGAAAAAGTTTGTTACAGAATGAAAGTGTTGCCACATTACAATCACAAACCTGTTCTTGCAGCGTCTGAAACCAACCAATCCGACGGCTCAGAAGGCTCTGACCACACCCACTCACTACAAACTGACGCCCCGCCCTGCGACCAGAGTCCGCCCCAAAGCACTTACATCATCGGGAGCCTCCAAGACGCAACTCTTCGATGGCCTGGATGATGACGAGCCCTCGCTCACCAACGGAGCCTTCATACCCAGGTAACCACCTGATCACCTTGGAAACAATGTCTGAACAGGTGTTTGAAAGTGTTCTGTGAGATCCGCCACCAACATGATCACGTGTAGCCGGCGCTAAACTacgagaaaacattttttaattcaacaaatCTGACTTTACTGCTGCATCACGAGTGTTGCATCGAGctgactttgtgtgtttctttgtgtgtgtcttgttgACAGGAAGAGCATCAAGAAACTTGTGCTAAAGAACCTGAACAGCAGTCAGTACAACAGTCCAATCAGCAAAGAGACAGACGACCTCGCTTCACCTTCAGATTATCCACAGAATGGACACAGGtatgaacacacaaactcatttgaaacatttaatcacCATCCActtgattattttaaaatataatggattcataatgattttaaagaagaaagctTAACAGTGAGCTGATAGATGACGCAGAGCTGAATCGCATCCTTTCCCCCGTTATTCCGTCCTCAGTCacatggaggatgaggaggagctgagggaggCGCCGGGCCGCAGCAGCCGAGCTGAAGACGACCCCGAGGTCACACAATTTTACGTCAACCCCATCGCCAAACCGATCCCTCAGGGATCCCTCAGGGTCCAGACCAGCCTGCAGGACACCATCAGCGACCTCAACTTGCACAAAGCAGCCAGGAACGGACTGGAGGTCAGAGGAGCTCCTCTAATCGATCTGCGTCTTTACgctgtgtttggtttaaatCATGTAGAGTGTTTGAGGAGCTGAGAGCAGAATGTGCATGAAGCTCTGAGACAACAGAGGGAGTGTTTACACATCCTTAATTGTTCTCTTCAGAGTCGAGACATTCAAATCTGTTGTTGATGCAATCAAAGAGACCATCTTGTATCACCGGCTTGAATAATCTGCAGATTCTGATTTCAGTTTTCACACAATAGTTTGTGTTGGTCCCCTCTAAGATCAGAGTAAACTGAAGTTTTTGTATTAAGCATAAGCGTATGTTTCAGTATTTGAACCCGCACACTCTTTGTAGACGTTTGTATTGAGAGGTCATTGTAGAGGTTCCGGTGTtgatttctcattttctcttcccCAGCTGAGCAGTGAGGATGTGTCGGCGTCCCTGGGGGAGGAgtctctgcaggaggagagagaggaggagccgCCACAGGAGTCCCAACAGTCTCCTCACCCTGCAGGTAAGAAATACGGATACATAACCTCTAaagttttgatcattttaaaggctttatgtgatttttttgttccagcagatgttgccctttagcaccagcatgaaaccaaaacaactcgcgctgcattgttgtgttagcatgctaatgctagcgatctttattacacTCGTATCttcactgcatgtaaatttacccgaaatgactgtgatctagaaacgcagttaagcagtgagtacagtatgttattcttcttttctctagtccctcaattaaacaacttttatactcgaggggaggagttagCCGctgtcccggcgatgtaaacaaactgaagagagGATGAAACACTAAAGGACTGTGCATTCAGGAGAGAACACAGCGAGCGCTCTGTAACGGAGTTTGTTTGTCCAAGTTTGCAGCTGCAGACGACGGCATGATGTTAGGTTACTGAAGATACATTTCTGATTGTTGTAACCGGATGATACCTCCatgatacacacagacacagtgagaTGACACAGTGGAAAGTCTTGCTTGAATTGGAGAAACCACAATGAAATATCCACACTTCACAACTCATCTGTGTGAAACTCAATAACAAATAATCTGCAGATGACGTGTGGCCATCTGGCACTGTTGTTGGATCTCACGTCAAGACGCTGGAGGATTTAAAACCTTATTTTTCACAGTAGTTAAGGTGGAGGGCGTGTGCTTTTAAGGTGGCCACACTAACGTCAAAGCTCTCAGGGAAACACTGAAAGCTGAATAAATTTAaagacataataataataataataataataaacatttatatgTTCTGATACCAAAGGAAAATAATATATCAGATAATATTGCACTGATGttgataaataaagatatattcacGTCTTCTTGGCAGATGTACAGAAAGGTAAAAGTAACTTCTCTTTGAAGTCTTTACTTCACGATGTTCTCCGTTATGGTCAGAGGAAAgagattattttaatttttaaactgTACCGTTTGGATTTCTGCAGAGCGAATGCATCacctgctgcttcctgtttttcaGGCATCGTTCTGAACCGTGTGGGATACTACACCATCCCTTCCATGGATGATCTGTCGGAGATGGTGGACGAGAACGGAGACTGTGTGGTGGAGAACTTCACTGTTGGCAGGAAAGGTAACCGGACCTCACTATCACCTGTCGTCAGACGGTCTGAAGTCTGAGACACTTTCAGTCCAAACTCATCAGAGCGATAGTCTACTTCTGTTTACCTGCCGGGTTCTCAGCCCGTGTGAGACTCACCTGTTTTGTTATGAGTCCTTATTGGACAACAGTCTCATtgctctgctctgattggctctcacAGGCTACGGCTCCATCTTCTTCCCCGGCGAGGTGAACGTGACTGGACTGAACCTGGATGAGATTGTCCACTTCAGACGCAAAGAAGTCATTGTGTATCCAGATGACAAAAACAAGCCGcctgagggggaggggcttaacAGGCGAGTGACATGAGCGCTGTAAATTGTCATGTTTGAACAGTCGTTAAAGGTGGAGGATTCGTAGAAAAGTTCAGCCTCATCTAATccgttttctttgtgtgtgtgtcgcagGCGGGCTGAGGTGACTCTGGACGGCGTTTGGCCGAACGATAAGACGACCTGCATCCAGATCAGGAGCCCCGAGCGCCTGACTGACATGAACTATGAGGGCCGTCTGGAGAAAGCTTCACGCAAACAGGGCGCCAAATTCCTCGAGTACAGAACTGAGACTGGATCCTGGGTCTTCGAGGTCTGTCACTGATTTAAACCTGAAAATAACTCAGACTCTTTTCTTGTTTCATTGGTTCTTCTTTACGGACTCCAACGCAGGGTGgtcacgataccagaatttaaacttGTACCCAATTATTAACTTTAAGTAAAATCCGGTACATATGATGCAGTCAGATTTTTGGTTTAAACTGTCGTCCTCCTGTGTGacgatttctttcttttctctctctctcaggtgagcCATTTCTCCAAATACGGCCTCCAGGATTCTGACGAGGAGGACGACGTCCCGCTCAAGACAGACCCCAAAAAGCTGAAGAcgatgatgtcacttcctccCTCCAATCTGCAGCAACAACTGCCCCCATCCCAGCACCAGGTGGCGCCGCAGGCTCAGGTAGAGCAGCCTGCGCCCATCAAcactcatcttcatcctcactgacacacagagatgattaaaggagcagttcaCTCAAACCCTTTGATTTCATTagcttgttttcatttacagtttttgagtcggttgttttgtttctccggGAACGCCATGACACTTTATATCCACATTAAATATCTTCGACATTGAATctttaagcctttaaaggcAGGAATGTTTTACTGTTTAGGGTTAGAGCCTCTGAAGGTAAATATAGTCAGGATCAATTACAAGCGACCGACTCGATGATGACCAGAAGGGGAGCAATAATTCAGCAGCATAACCTGACATACCAGAAATGTTACGTTTTCTCAGAGAAGTGAGGATGAGAGGTAGAATCTGTTTGTGCAGCTTTTTGTTGTCACACTGAGATCAGTATTAGAAATGTAAACGTGCAGACAGACGTGTCGGAGCCCGAAGAACTCTGGATGGACGTGAGTGCAGGAGATGTTTTTAACTTCTGCCAttaataaaagaagaatgtatttttattttctctgttcagGAAACGTATCAGGCTTTATTGGGTTTGAGGTTTTTTAATATAAAGAGTTTCAGCTGCCTTTTATTGTGAACGTATTTTATAAagagtttgttgtgtgtttaacaTCAAGTTAAACTTCTTCAGATCAACAGTTTAGATCAGGCTGCTGCTGATTACACAAATTCATtgctctctctcgccctctggttctctctctgtctgtcacagctGCTTTGGTTAAACCTGACTTAAGATATGAAGTCTATTTTTAAGTTTCTGCATTGTCTGATACCATCGCTCACTGAAATAATAGCATGTATGGATTCgtattttgacaaccttatttCAGTTTGTAACCTGCTCTGAGGTGTGACACAGGAAGTGCACTTTCTCATTATGTgaataataaaagatgaataaagtTAACCAAGGTGATATTTACattttggtctgattagctTCTCTTCATGACAATAAATGAAATCAGAGTTTTAATATCTCCTATCAGGCTGAGACAGGTATTGAGTTTTGTTTGAATCGGGGCGGTCAGCATTAACGAGTTGATCACGATTAacctcatgttattttgtcccttcaagCTCACcatagatagtggtcctcagtgtctccctgtagtctcagtgatgtaaaagaaggacactgctgcatctttgaatgtctcatttcactttaacaaactctcagacagctcagctgacgagtccaaagtaatatccacctaaACTTCCTGTTCTAACCATCACTttacaggaagggccttactttatttcaaaataaaagcacacagcaagtaaagtactctcagtttaagacagtacaaacattcaaaataaagcctaataatttaaatttaaatgccAAATAATATAATTTCTAACGTGAGTAATCAGGGCGCTGGTAGTGTAGTTCTTATTGTTGTCTAAACAGGATAAGATGTCTGTTATTTTAAGAGATTAACGACTGGATCAGGAAATGGATCGTGATTGGAAAAAACTTATCAAAACCAGGCAACATGTCCACAAATCACAGACTGCTGTAGAGTCCTGATAAAAGGTTGCAGTAAGTTCTGTTTTCAGTATGAATGAAGCTCAAAGTTTTTATAAGTTCCGGTaggtgaaaacagaaaatgttaagTCCTTGAtgaagtctgtgtttgtggCTCTAACCTCCTCGTCCTTCTGTGTCTTCAGTCCACTGTCGTGGCTGATCTTCACAGCGACATGGCAGAGTTGGACAGCGACATGGCCGACATAACTCAGAGCTTCCCGAcagagagcatgctgggaggagaAGGGTACATTGAGCTGCCTGTGGGGGAGATGGAGACAACAGCCGGGAAGCTCGCAGGTTTGATCTCTGCAGAGCACGACAGCGTCTCTACGTCCGGCCACATCGCGTCCTCGCTGGGCATCAACCCGCACACCCTTCAGGTAGAGCCGCAGGCCTCGTGCACAGACAGGAGAGCACACCAGAGCACCGCCGTGTTAAAATGTCTGTTCCGTCTGCAGATTATGAAGGCGTCTCTGTTTGCTGAGGACGAGGATGGCGACGACATGTTCCCGGATCACACAGCCATGAAGGTGTCTAAGGTCTCTGACGTCTCGTCCCCTCGCCTGGTCGTGCCGGGGACTCAGAGCCGACCCTCAGGTAGGAAACGATAAACTCCGCCaacctcttctctttttttttaccccaactTTTAGAATATTGGCTGCTATTACTTGGAAAAGCAGTTATTGAACATGATGAgtattctctccctctctctctgctccagtGGGCGGTCTCCTTCAGGCTCGTTTCACCTCCGGCCTCCTCTCTCAGATGTCAGActcctccccccgcccccctcttcttcctccctctctgtctcggGCGTCTCCTTCGGCGGTTGAACCCTCCCGGTCCATGCAGTGGGCGGGGCCTGGACCCACTTCTTTCCTGCTGCCCCCTCGGGCTCCTGAGCCGGCAGTCAGGACAGTTGGCGTTCGACGCCTGGGCGGCCCCGTCCCCTTAACAGAGTCGATCACTCAAGGGAAGGTTGGTTTTTTATTATTCTCATTTTCTCTGAACACAAACTCTAAACTCCGAATGTGACTTGATGAAGGTTAATCCTTTTCAGGGCCATCTGTTGATGGACGCGGGGCTGTTTGCAGGTCGCTCCTTCAGGGTGGGGTGGGGTCCCGGCTGGACGCTGGCACACTGCGGCCAACAGCTGAGCTCCCTGTCGGCCAGACAGCTCGACCAAGAACTGACCACCAAAACCGACTTCAGCTTCCTGCCAAAACCAGCCAGGAGCAAACCGTAAGACGAAGacctcttctgtttgttttatgatttaTCATCTAATCTGACACGTGAACTCCTTCTGCTAATGGCCACGTCTGTCACAATGTTCCTCGTTTAAAATAAGTTCATAGATTGTTTATCGAACGAGTGTCAGTAAAGTCTGGCACAGTAGTAATATCTTACTGGTTCTTTTTGGCCGAGCTGAAAATTATCTGTGAGATTTGATGATCTGTTGCAGAAGGAAACTGAAGAAACGTGACCGTGGCGTGTTTCTCTCCTCAGACTCGTGGAAAGTCCCTATAAGGTTCTGTTGGAGCAGCTGGTGGGTCTGGAGCCTCCTGCAGTGAAGAGCagtgaggaggaagacgaggagagcCAG carries:
- the nup98 gene encoding nuclear pore complex protein Nup98-Nup96 isoform X1, with the protein product MFNKSFGTPFGGGTGGFGTASTFGQQNAGFGAPAGGFGTSAFGTTATAPGLFGATQNKPAERNKVKDIGGLFGSSTFSQPAASSASTGFGFGAASGTTTNLFGSTAAGTTGGLFSQQNNAFSANKPTSFGKPPDKVSLTPCPPGFGTSTSSGGLFGATNTAAAANPFGGTASLFGGAGFSATQQPGTTVKFNPPTGSDTMVKAGVTTNINTKHQCITAMKEYENKSLEELRLEDYQAGRKGPTTPMAAPTGSMFGAAPATSSAATGLFGATAPNTSFSFGQNKSTFGATPAAGFGATAGGLFSQPTQQPAASLFKPFGQPTTTQSTGFSFGNTNTMGQANTSSMGLFGNTAASQSSGLFGAAQTSTATGFGTAAGLFGQPNTGFGNVGTQPSLFGNKTAGFGTTTTSAPSFGTGTGLFGNKPALTLGTAANTSTFGFGANPAAGSLFGSKPATGGLGTGLGTTFGAAVGAGQTSLFGSNQNKLGTTLGTMGTFGATGFNSGTSTLGFGAPQQPVALTDPNAAAAQQAVLQQQLSVLAYSPYGDSPLFRNQLSDPKKKEERLKPTNPTAQKALTTPTHYKLTPRPATRVRPKALTSSGASKTQLFDGLDDDEPSLTNGAFIPRKSIKKLVLKNLNSSQYNSPISKETDDLASPSDYPQNGHSHMEDEEELREAPGRSSRAEDDPEVTQFYVNPIAKPIPQGSLRVQTSLQDTISDLNLHKAARNGLELSSEDVSASLGEESLQEEREEEPPQESQQSPHPAGIVLNRVGYYTIPSMDDLSEMVDENGDCVVENFTVGRKGYGSIFFPGEVNVTGLNLDEIVHFRRKEVIVYPDDKNKPPEGEGLNRRAEVTLDGVWPNDKTTCIQIRSPERLTDMNYEGRLEKASRKQGAKFLEYRTETGSWVFEVSHFSKYGLQDSDEEDDVPLKTDPKKLKTMMSLPPSNLQQQLPPSQHQVAPQAQSTVVADLHSDMAELDSDMADITQSFPTESMLGGEGYIELPVGEMETTAGKLAGLISAEHDSVSTSGHIASSLGINPHTLQIMKASLFAEDEDGDDMFPDHTAMKVSKVSDVSSPRLVVPGTQSRPSVGGLLQARFTSGLLSQMSDSSPRPPLLPPSLSRASPSAVEPSRSMQWAGPGPTSFLLPPRAPEPAVRTVGVRRLGGPVPLTESITQGKGHLLMDAGLFAGRSFRVGWGPGWTLAHCGQQLSSLSARQLDQELTTKTDFSFLPKPARSKPLVESPYKVLLEQLVGLEPPAVKSSEEEDEESQAVLQRPLEICLKHSTVDTTDASACPLVRPLPGVSALHEYAEWISELNDQQGDTDPLLGYWSEVWTLCEALWGRLAPADQDPDVETFGEYEQQLERRRSFSAWLAHGASTRVEEEVAQARNGRHTDAIFSYLTGNRISEACRLAQEKGDHRLSLLLSQAVGSQYCRELLALQLADWNRMQTDCYLPEERLRIFTLLAGKPVWQSSDSEVNVCSELDWKRCMAVHLWFMLPPTASVADALVKYEAAFQGSCEGGKYACAPLPPYIEAEQPDMEDEEEELKRPLHDLCFHLLKLYSDRHYSLQQLLDPLTVTWERLDYRLSWHLWGVLQALHYSHLSASRQGLLHASYAAQLESAGQWHMAIFILLHIPDHSQRERAVREMLALHCPLHDTDESVRRERFLTERLLIPEQWIHEAKATRACRDTNRHLEALHLYRAGYWSRCHRLLIQHLASDCIINDNHDYLLEFLEGLAVPEHSATIQDWDTAGRVYLDYIRVIKTLHDIQQMENAGYELERLYTDTTSLCSRIELLPCSTARDRLAQSEMAKRVANILRVVLSLQQGDAVSDSLSIPLAQLAPHITRLPMPEDYTLEELRGLTQSYLRQLIVSQ
- the nup98 gene encoding nuclear pore complex protein Nup98-Nup96 isoform X2 gives rise to the protein MFNKSFGTPFGGGTGGFGTASTFGQQNAGFGAPAGGFGTSAFGTTATAPGLFGATQNKPAERNKVKDIGGLFGSSTFSQPAASSASTGFGFGAASGTTTNLFGSTAAGTTGGLFSQQNNAFSANKPTSFGKPPDKVSLTPCPPGFGTSTSSGGLFGATNTAAAANPFGGTASLFGGAGFSATQQPGTTVKFNPPTGSDTMVKAGVTTNINTKHQCITAMKEYENKSLEELRLEDYQAGRKGPTTPMAAPTGSMFGAAPATSSAATGLFGATAPNTSFSFGQNKSTFGATPAAGFGATAGGLFSQPTQQPAASLFKPFGQPTTTQSTGFSFGNTNTMGQANTSSMGLFGNTAASQSSGLFGAAQTSTATGFGTAAGLFGQPNTGFGNVGTQPSLFGNKTAGFGTTTTSAPSFGTGTGLFGNKPALTLGTAANTSTFGFGANPAAGSLFGSKPATGGLGTGLGTTFGAVGAGQTSLFGSNQNKLGTTLGTMGTFGATGFNSGTSTLGFGAPQQPVALTDPNAAAAQQAVLQQQLSVLAYSPYGDSPLFRNQLSDPKKKEERLKPTNPTAQKALTTPTHYKLTPRPATRVRPKALTSSGASKTQLFDGLDDDEPSLTNGAFIPRKSIKKLVLKNLNSSQYNSPISKETDDLASPSDYPQNGHSHMEDEEELREAPGRSSRAEDDPEVTQFYVNPIAKPIPQGSLRVQTSLQDTISDLNLHKAARNGLELSSEDVSASLGEESLQEEREEEPPQESQQSPHPAGIVLNRVGYYTIPSMDDLSEMVDENGDCVVENFTVGRKGYGSIFFPGEVNVTGLNLDEIVHFRRKEVIVYPDDKNKPPEGEGLNRRAEVTLDGVWPNDKTTCIQIRSPERLTDMNYEGRLEKASRKQGAKFLEYRTETGSWVFEVSHFSKYGLQDSDEEDDVPLKTDPKKLKTMMSLPPSNLQQQLPPSQHQVAPQAQSTVVADLHSDMAELDSDMADITQSFPTESMLGGEGYIELPVGEMETTAGKLAGLISAEHDSVSTSGHIASSLGINPHTLQIMKASLFAEDEDGDDMFPDHTAMKVSKVSDVSSPRLVVPGTQSRPSVGGLLQARFTSGLLSQMSDSSPRPPLLPPSLSRASPSAVEPSRSMQWAGPGPTSFLLPPRAPEPAVRTVGVRRLGGPVPLTESITQGKGHLLMDAGLFAGRSFRVGWGPGWTLAHCGQQLSSLSARQLDQELTTKTDFSFLPKPARSKPLVESPYKVLLEQLVGLEPPAVKSSEEEDEESQAVLQRPLEICLKHSTVDTTDASACPLVRPLPGVSALHEYAEWISELNDQQGDTDPLLGYWSEVWTLCEALWGRLAPADQDPDVETFGEYEQQLERRRSFSAWLAHGASTRVEEEVAQARNGRHTDAIFSYLTGNRISEACRLAQEKGDHRLSLLLSQAVGSQYCRELLALQLADWNRMQTDCYLPEERLRIFTLLAGKPVWQSSDSEVNVCSELDWKRCMAVHLWFMLPPTASVADALVKYEAAFQGSCEGGKYACAPLPPYIEAEQPDMEDEEEELKRPLHDLCFHLLKLYSDRHYSLQQLLDPLTVTWERLDYRLSWHLWGVLQALHYSHLSASRQGLLHASYAAQLESAGQWHMAIFILLHIPDHSQRERAVREMLALHCPLHDTDESVRRERFLTERLLIPEQWIHEAKATRACRDTNRHLEALHLYRAGYWSRCHRLLIQHLASDCIINDNHDYLLEFLEGLAVPEHSATIQDWDTAGRVYLDYIRVIKTLHDIQQMENAGYELERLYTDTTSLCSRIELLPCSTARDRLAQSEMAKRVANILRVVLSLQQGDAVSDSLSIPLAQLAPHITRLPMPEDYTLEELRGLTQSYLRQLIVSQ